CGCGCGTCACGCCCCTTCGACGCCAACCGCGATGGTTTCGTGATGGGCGAAGGATCGGCGGTGCTGCTGCTGGAAGCCTGGGATCACGCCGTGGCGCGCGGCGCTCGCATCTACGGCGAACTGGCAGGCTACGGCACCACCAATGACGCCCATCACATGACCGCGCCGCGCCCCGACGGATCGCAGGCGGCGCGCTGCATGCGCCTCGCACTGCAGGATGCCGAGGCTGACGTGAGCGACGTGCAGTACATCAACGCGCATGGCAGCAGCACGCCGCTCAACGACCCCACGGAAACGCTGGCCATTCGTCAGGTGTTCGGCGCGCATGCCGACGCGGTGCCGGTGTCCGGCACCAAGGGCTACTACGGTCACGCGCTGGGCGCGAGCGGCGCCTTCGAGGCGGCCATCAGCGCGCTGGCGGTCTCGCGTGGCTGGGCGCCACCCACGGTCAATCTGGAGACGCCCGACGCGGCCTGCGACCTGGATTACATTCGCAACGAGGGGCGCCAGCTCACGCCCCAGACCGTGCTGTCCAATTCCTTCGGCTTCGGAGGCATCAACGCCGCGCTGGTGTTTCGCGCGGCGTGAGCCCGGCCTTGCACCAGGCGTTCAGGTGTTGAACGTCTGATTGTAGCGCTGCATGCTGGCCGCAATGATCTCGATGGCGGCCACGGAGTTCTTCCATCCCGTGATCTCCATGCGCTTGCCCTCGAGATCCTTGTAGATGAAGAAGAAGTGCTCGACTTCCTTGAGATAGTGCGGCGACACATCGGCGATGTCGAACACATCGGCGTAGTACGGATCGTCTGACGGCACGGCGAGGATCTTGTCGTCGGGCTCGCCCTTGTCGAGCATGGTGAGTACGCCGATGGGACGCGCACTGATCTGGCAGCCCGGGAAGGTGGGCTCGTTGATCTTCACGAGCACATCGAGCGGGTCGTTGTCCTCGTGCAGCGTGCGCGGGATGAAGCCGTAGTCGCCCGGATAGTGCACGGCCGAATACAGCACACGATCGAGCTTGAAATGCCCCGTGTCCTTGTCCAGCTCGTACTTGTTGCGCGATCCCGAGGGGATCTCGATGATGGCCGTGACCTGTTCCGGCGGGTGCTTGCCCGACGGAATGTCGTGCCAGGGGTTGTGCAACATCAGAGTGCTCCGAATTCAGCGAAGCCCGTCGACGATCAGCGCGCGCGCAGAGCCGCAGCCGCGTCGAGGGCAAAATAGGTGATGATCAGGTCGGCGCCGGCGCGCGCAATGGCCACCAGCGATTCCATCATGGCCCGGTCCCCGTCAATCCAGCCGCGCTCGGCGGCGGCCTTGATCATCGAGTACTCACCGCTCACCTGATAGGCAGCCAGCGGCAGACCGGTGTCCTGCTTCACGGCGGCAATGATGTCGAGGTAGGCACCTGCGGGTTTGACCATCAGGATGTCCGCCCCCTCGGCCACGTCCTGCCGCACTTCCCGTAACGCTTCGCGGGCATTGGATGGATCCATCTGATAGCTGCGCCGGTCGCCAAAGCTCGGCGTGCTCTCGGCCGCCTCACGAAACGGGCCATAAAAGGCCGACGCGTACTTGGCCGCATAGCTCATGATGGGCAGGTGCGAAAAACCGGCTTCGTCGAGCGCTTCGCGCAGACGACCCACCCGATGATCCATCATGTCACTGGGGGCGATGATGTCCGCGCCCGCCTCGGCGTGCGCCACCGCTTCGCGCGCCAGCAGCTCGAGCGTGGCGTCGTTGTCCACGTCGCCATCGCCGGTGAGCACGCCGCAGTGCCCGTGGTCGGTGTACTCGCACATGCACACGTCGGTGATGACGAGCAACCGCGGATATGCGGCCTTGATGGCGCGCACCCCTTCGGCCACCGGACCGTGCGGATCCCAGGCCGACGAGCCCACGCTGTCCTTTTGGTCGGGAATGCCAAAGAGCAGCACCCCACCAATGCCCGCTTCCACGGCGCGACCGGCGTCCTTCACCAGTTCATCAACCGAGGTCTGAAACACGCCCGGCATGGAGCCGATGGGCGTGCGCAGGCCAGTGCCCGAACGCACGAACAGCGGCCAGATGAATTGCGCCGCGTTCAATCGTGTTTCACGCACCACGCGACGCAGCGCTTCGGTGCGGCGCAGTCGGCGCAAACGCACGGGCGAACGCGAGGGCTCGAGACCAAACAGCATCTCGTCGGACAGCATGGAGGGTTCACTCATCAGCTGGCCGGTGAGGATGGGGTTGCAGAATGCGTGGTGGCGTTGGCACGCACGCCGGCCAGAATGTCGGCGCCGCCAGCCGCCAGCAACTGCCGCGCGAGCTCACGTCCACTTTCCGCCGGCGCGTCGAGCGTGACGGGCAAGCCGCCACGCAGCACACTTTCGCCATCAAGACTGGCCACCATGGCATGCAGCATGAGTCCATACTCGGCCTCGTGCAGCGTGGCCGCCCCGATGGGCACCTGACAGCCGCCCTCGAGCGCGGCCAGCAGCGCGCGCTCAGCGGCAACGGCCTGACGCGTTTCGGCGTGGTCCAAGGTGCGCAGTATTTCCAGCATGGCGGCATCGTCGGCACGGG
The window above is part of the Gemmatimonas sp. UBA7669 genome. Proteins encoded here:
- a CDS encoding inorganic diphosphatase; translation: MLHNPWHDIPSGKHPPEQVTAIIEIPSGSRNKYELDKDTGHFKLDRVLYSAVHYPGDYGFIPRTLHEDNDPLDVLVKINEPTFPGCQISARPIGVLTMLDKGEPDDKILAVPSDDPYYADVFDIADVSPHYLKEVEHFFFIYKDLEGKRMEITGWKNSVAAIEIIAASMQRYNQTFNT
- the hemB gene encoding porphobilinogen synthase, which gives rise to MLFGLEPSRSPVRLRRLRRTEALRRVVRETRLNAAQFIWPLFVRSGTGLRTPIGSMPGVFQTSVDELVKDAGRAVEAGIGGVLLFGIPDQKDSVGSSAWDPHGPVAEGVRAIKAAYPRLLVITDVCMCEYTDHGHCGVLTGDGDVDNDATLELLAREAVAHAEAGADIIAPSDMMDHRVGRLREALDEAGFSHLPIMSYAAKYASAFYGPFREAAESTPSFGDRRSYQMDPSNAREALREVRQDVAEGADILMVKPAGAYLDIIAAVKQDTGLPLAAYQVSGEYSMIKAAAERGWIDGDRAMMESLVAIARAGADLIITYFALDAAAALRAR